The following proteins are encoded in a genomic region of Candidatus Diapherotrites archaeon:
- a CDS encoding ribonucleotide reductase N-terminal alpha domain-containing protein, with amino-acid sequence MEGTQSQTLIPSIKKRSGAVVAFNQDKITLALTKAFHTTGKENESLALKISDKVFERLLQERQEHPEDSIPTVEHIQDLVEEELMRAGETKTAKSYILYRQKHAEERDMKRTMLGMPVDTKVGINQLRVLKERYLLRDEIGKIKETPEQLWRRVADNIAQAELNSPTNYGNDTTVVKEWSDKFYTLMEKMAFMPNSPTLMNAGTPMQQLSACFVLPVEDSLEGIYETMKNQALIHQSGGGTGFSFSRLRPKGSLVKSTKGVATGPVGFMSVYNASTEVIKQGGKRRGANMGILRVDHPDIREFIHCKDDITKINNFNISVAITEAFMEAVEKDEDFDLIDPHSKKVVARENARALYDDLVASAWKSGDPGIIFIDRINRDNPVPHVHEIEATNPCVAGDTRVSTEKGLMRMDDLAARHPEGGLRIGTDCRIPITYMDERGMIMFMDQDQGNLNLRYISHAFSSGVKPVYKLTTHSGYEMEATADHKIFTIQGKKKLGELIPKKDEVLIQCQEGAYHSNFKLPFDIVNTVLGKNRRTYRLNLPTHWSKELGQTLGWLTGDGWLRTGDKNVRVGFTFSQEDYVLLPYFKPIINSFYGRDIKEVLRENGVYHLSYHSKFFVSFFLDLGVPPVDCEYKTVPTALFTAPREAVIGYLQGLFSADGTVRNSKKSGSDWIALTSKSIQLLKEVQLLLLNLGIKSQLFNRHREPRDKLFRYVNKKGETKYYGSDGVCYEIGIFGGHIEQFKEKIGFIHPQKQKALMNLRYSKRYATQFYEPVKSIKYMGEKEVYDLTEPATHSMICNGIVATQCGEQPLGPYDSCNLGSVNLAKYVNDEGKVDWNGLRETIRTAVRFLDNTIDMNQYIIPQIEQMNKGNRRIGLGVMGWADMLFRTGIPYNSEEGCQFAEKMAKFIREEADAMSQELGKEKGVFPHHKGSIYDRPDGPTFRNCARITIAPTGTISMIADCSSGVEPLFAISFVKRVMDGQELLYVNEIFKDVAIKRGFYSEELMEKIASEGTAQHCENIPEDIRKTFVCAHDITPYWHIRMQAAWQKYTDNAISKTVNFSHDATVNDVGEVYMLAYKLGCKGVTIYRDGSKGFDQQVLNLNVKGKSSKQVEEDYKSKILGNSITTHDSKTCSKCGGNKLHMQEGCATCMDCGYSYCAV; translated from the coding sequence ATGGAAGGTACGCAATCCCAGACACTTATTCCAAGCATCAAGAAAAGGAGCGGCGCGGTCGTCGCCTTCAACCAGGACAAGATTACACTCGCCCTCACCAAAGCATTCCACACCACGGGCAAGGAAAACGAATCCCTCGCCCTCAAAATATCAGACAAGGTGTTTGAACGCCTCCTCCAGGAACGACAGGAGCACCCGGAAGACAGCATCCCCACAGTGGAACACATCCAAGATCTCGTGGAAGAGGAGCTGATGCGCGCGGGAGAAACCAAAACAGCCAAATCCTACATCCTCTACCGCCAGAAACATGCGGAAGAACGCGACATGAAGCGAACGATGCTGGGGATGCCGGTGGACACGAAAGTGGGAATCAACCAGTTGCGGGTGCTCAAGGAACGCTACCTCCTTCGTGACGAGATTGGGAAAATAAAAGAGACCCCGGAACAACTCTGGCGGCGCGTCGCGGATAACATCGCGCAGGCCGAACTGAATAGTCCTACTAATTATGGAAACGATACCACGGTAGTAAAAGAATGGTCGGACAAATTCTACACCCTCATGGAAAAAATGGCCTTCATGCCCAATTCCCCCACATTGATGAATGCGGGGACGCCTATGCAACAATTATCCGCCTGCTTCGTCCTGCCCGTGGAGGATTCTTTAGAAGGAATCTATGAAACCATGAAGAACCAAGCGTTAATCCATCAATCCGGAGGGGGAACCGGCTTCTCATTCTCCCGACTGCGGCCCAAAGGGAGTCTGGTGAAAAGCACAAAAGGTGTGGCCACGGGGCCTGTGGGGTTTATGAGCGTCTACAATGCGTCCACGGAGGTCATCAAGCAGGGAGGAAAACGCCGGGGAGCCAACATGGGTATTTTAAGAGTGGATCACCCAGACATCCGGGAATTCATCCACTGCAAGGACGACATCACCAAGATCAACAATTTCAACATTTCCGTGGCCATCACTGAAGCTTTTATGGAGGCCGTGGAGAAGGATGAGGATTTCGACCTTATTGATCCCCATTCCAAAAAAGTGGTGGCGCGCGAAAATGCCCGCGCATTATACGACGACCTCGTGGCCTCCGCGTGGAAGAGCGGGGATCCAGGCATCATCTTCATCGACCGCATCAACCGCGACAATCCCGTTCCCCACGTGCACGAGATTGAAGCTACTAACCCGTGTGTAGCTGGAGATACGCGCGTGAGCACTGAGAAAGGTTTAATGCGAATGGACGATTTAGCAGCCCGGCATCCCGAAGGAGGGCTTCGTATCGGAACGGATTGTCGCATCCCCATAACGTATATGGATGAGCGTGGGATGATCATGTTCATGGACCAAGATCAAGGTAATCTGAATCTTCGATACATTTCACACGCATTTTCGAGTGGAGTAAAACCCGTCTACAAACTTACTACCCACTCCGGGTATGAAATGGAGGCCACGGCCGACCATAAAATATTTACCATTCAAGGAAAGAAAAAACTGGGCGAATTGATTCCCAAAAAGGATGAAGTGCTCATCCAATGCCAAGAAGGGGCCTACCATTCCAATTTCAAGTTACCCTTTGATATTGTCAATACCGTTCTAGGAAAAAATAGACGAACCTATAGGCTTAATCTTCCCACTCATTGGTCGAAGGAACTCGGCCAAACGCTGGGATGGCTGACGGGAGATGGATGGCTACGCACGGGCGATAAAAATGTCCGGGTAGGATTTACATTTTCACAGGAGGACTATGTATTATTGCCTTATTTCAAACCCATCATTAACTCTTTTTATGGAAGGGATATCAAGGAAGTTCTACGGGAAAACGGAGTTTATCACTTATCCTACCATTCCAAATTCTTCGTCAGCTTCTTTTTAGATTTGGGGGTTCCGCCGGTTGACTGCGAATACAAAACCGTTCCAACGGCTCTTTTTACCGCTCCGAGAGAGGCCGTAATCGGGTATTTGCAAGGGCTGTTCAGTGCTGATGGAACGGTACGCAATAGCAAAAAGAGCGGAAGCGATTGGATTGCCCTAACCTCTAAGAGCATTCAATTGCTCAAAGAAGTTCAACTGCTTTTGTTAAATCTCGGAATCAAATCCCAATTATTTAATCGCCATCGCGAGCCGCGCGACAAGTTATTCCGATATGTAAACAAGAAAGGCGAAACAAAATATTATGGGAGTGATGGCGTGTGTTACGAAATAGGAATATTCGGTGGACACATTGAACAATTCAAGGAAAAAATTGGATTCATTCACCCACAAAAACAAAAAGCGTTAATGAATTTGCGCTACAGCAAACGCTATGCCACTCAATTTTACGAACCAGTAAAATCAATAAAGTATATGGGCGAAAAAGAAGTCTATGATTTAACGGAGCCTGCTACCCATTCTATGATTTGCAATGGAATTGTTGCTACCCAATGCGGCGAACAACCTTTAGGGCCGTATGACTCGTGCAACTTGGGAAGCGTGAACCTGGCCAAGTATGTGAATGACGAGGGAAAGGTGGATTGGAATGGATTGCGGGAAACCATCCGCACCGCGGTGCGCTTCCTGGATAATACCATTGACATGAATCAGTATATCATCCCCCAAATTGAACAGATGAACAAGGGCAACCGCCGCATCGGATTGGGAGTCATGGGATGGGCAGACATGCTATTCAGAACAGGGATACCTTACAACTCGGAAGAAGGATGCCAGTTCGCCGAGAAGATGGCTAAATTCATCCGTGAGGAAGCGGATGCGATGTCGCAAGAACTGGGAAAAGAAAAAGGGGTTTTTCCCCATCACAAAGGAAGTATTTATGACCGCCCTGATGGGCCCACGTTTAGAAATTGCGCGCGCATCACCATCGCTCCCACGGGGACAATATCCATGATCGCCGACTGCTCTTCGGGCGTGGAACCCCTGTTCGCCATCTCATTCGTGAAACGCGTGATGGACGGACAGGAACTCCTGTACGTGAATGAGATATTCAAGGATGTGGCCATCAAGCGAGGATTTTATTCAGAAGAGTTGATGGAGAAAATAGCGTCAGAAGGAACCGCGCAACACTGCGAAAATATTCCGGAAGACATACGCAAAACATTCGTGTGCGCGCATGATATCACTCCCTATTGGCATATCCGGATGCAGGCCGCGTGGCAAAAGTACACCGACAATGCCATCTCCAAGACGGTGAACTTCTCACACGACGCCACCGTGAACGATGTGGGAGAGGTATACATGCTCGCCTACAAACTGGGATGCAAGGGCGTCACCATCTATCGCGACGGGAGCAAGGGATTCGATCAGCAGGTACTGAACCTCAATGTGAAAGGGAAAAGCAGCAAGCAAGTGGAAGAGGACTACAAGAGCAAGATCCTCGGTAACAGCATTACCACCCATGACAGCAAAACCTGCTCCAAGTGCGGAGGGAATAAGCTCCACATGCAGGAGGGCTGCGCCACCTGCATGGATTGCGGGTATAGTTACTGCGCCGTGTAG
- a CDS encoding HAMP domain-containing protein, giving the protein MHIRTKLILLSIILTSVTMFLVGSLTIIQSSEALAASHIGHMGAIASLQQERIKEAVAQSVERISLLQASARLKDALQVYSLDRNAAIILGTETLKEIQIIYPDFKEIHLLDSNGVILFSTSTIESGAFFSRPLSFSFEEALRAPGISPVFLDENRSPFLYVFTPIQSSNEDTSGLVLARQPADLLVSIAHETVGLGETGENMIVQAEEDGDIVFITPPRFPSQRVEFGRMAAVDASPLIIAATKGHVTVFESEEDYRGVQVLATTRFLEGVNWGLITKMDVAEAQRPIEDLRNLIILADGIALVLIVMIVLVVAESIASPITRLTRIANDISHGVLDVEVDPRLKKLDDEVGDLARSFDRTMVSLKLAMRQIPSEGEKLLSRKR; this is encoded by the coding sequence ATGCATATCCGGACTAAACTAATCCTCTTGTCCATCATACTGACTTCCGTTACGATGTTCCTGGTGGGGTCGTTGACCATCATCCAGTCCTCGGAGGCATTGGCCGCCTCCCACATCGGGCACATGGGTGCCATCGCATCCCTTCAGCAAGAGCGGATCAAGGAGGCGGTGGCACAGAGCGTGGAACGCATCTCCTTGTTGCAAGCGAGTGCGCGCCTCAAGGATGCATTGCAAGTTTATTCCCTCGACCGCAATGCCGCCATTATTCTTGGTACCGAGACCCTCAAGGAGATCCAAATTATATATCCCGATTTCAAAGAAATCCACCTCTTGGATTCCAATGGGGTTATTCTCTTCTCGACTTCCACCATTGAATCAGGAGCATTTTTCTCCCGCCCGTTATCTTTTTCTTTCGAGGAGGCCTTGCGGGCCCCCGGGATTTCCCCGGTATTCCTGGATGAAAACCGCTCTCCCTTCCTCTATGTATTCACCCCTATCCAGTCGAGCAACGAAGACACCAGTGGTTTGGTTCTCGCCCGCCAGCCCGCGGACCTATTGGTGTCCATCGCTCATGAAACGGTGGGATTGGGAGAGACCGGGGAAAATATGATCGTGCAAGCTGAGGAGGATGGGGATATTGTGTTCATAACTCCCCCTCGGTTTCCTTCGCAACGCGTGGAGTTCGGGCGCATGGCCGCTGTGGATGCCAGCCCTTTAATCATAGCCGCAACCAAAGGACACGTAACAGTGTTCGAGTCCGAGGAGGATTATCGGGGCGTGCAGGTCCTGGCGACCACGCGTTTCCTTGAAGGAGTGAATTGGGGCCTCATTACTAAGATGGATGTGGCGGAGGCCCAGCGCCCGATAGAGGATCTCCGCAACCTCATTATTCTGGCGGATGGCATTGCACTGGTACTGATTGTGATGATTGTGTTGGTCGTGGCTGAATCCATCGCGTCTCCCATCACACGCTTGACACGGATCGCCAATGACATCTCCCATGGTGTTTTGGATGTGGAAGTGGATCCCCGCCTCAAGAAATTGGATGACGAGGTGGGGGATCTCGCCCGCTCCTTCGATCGGACGATGGTGAGTCTTAAACTGGCTATGCGCCAAATCCCTTCGGAAGGGGAAAAGCTCCTCTCCCGGAAGAGATGA
- a CDS encoding NUDIX hydrolase, which produces MKIPIVDENDSILEYKEHSLLKPNDIYRVSSLWVSNSKGHLLFAQRALSKKRDPGKWGPAVAGTVEKGETYEENIYKEAEEEIGLRGVLFQKGPKNRIRGNHQYFCQLFLVSLDQDIGEFHPGKEVEALRWFSKKELLDGLKKNPSFFIPNADQWLLPTLLLFKDK; this is translated from the coding sequence ATGAAAATCCCCATCGTGGATGAAAATGATTCCATTCTCGAATACAAAGAACATTCGCTCCTTAAACCCAATGACATCTACAGGGTGTCCTCGTTATGGGTATCCAATTCCAAAGGGCATCTCTTGTTCGCCCAGCGTGCCTTGAGCAAGAAAAGGGATCCTGGGAAATGGGGCCCGGCGGTGGCCGGGACGGTTGAAAAAGGCGAGACCTATGAAGAGAATATCTATAAGGAAGCGGAGGAAGAGATTGGGTTGCGGGGGGTTTTGTTTCAGAAAGGCCCAAAGAATCGCATCCGGGGGAATCATCAGTATTTTTGCCAGCTTTTTTTAGTATCTCTCGATCAAGATATAGGCGAGTTTCATCCCGGTAAGGAAGTAGAGGCGCTTCGCTGGTTTTCAAAAAAGGAATTGTTGGATGGGTTAAAGAAAAACCCGTCCTTTTTCATTCCGAATGCGGATCAATGGCTTCTGCCGACCCTGCTTTTATTCAAAGATAAATAA
- a CDS encoding HAMP domain-containing sensor histidine kinase, protein MNLRSRLVSGFFSGCLALAILGLVAIRILDPEANIMLISFIALGGVGILTLFILVLAHFTITEPLHQFTHATRQVQKGHYDVKLDFHTGDEFDELANAFNRTAKDLAEAESQRRQIDKSKTEFLSITSHELRSPITPIRGQLQLLESGFLGHLSPKQKTSIRMALRNVDRLDKIISDLLEISRIEAARLKFNYRKVDIPSLVRDVAEEMHNYLPSKHIVILTNMDSIPPVDADPDRLAQVLRNLLNNAIKFSPPHSEIKVEVRKRTKDVLFSIHDKGIGLTVEEQRNLFTPFFQAEQTINREHPGVGLGLAICKGIVEAQGGTIWLDSKKGKGSTFSFTLPYLPPLSFKPIPLLFSGSSLTSARILDLFKKHLGIMGESEFRVLQQQNKLHVKGLTEYADSLIAKGILSPNPGKEFKDSLQDIWATRKLKRKKGIR, encoded by the coding sequence GTGAATCTCCGTTCACGCCTGGTATCAGGGTTTTTCTCCGGTTGCTTGGCCCTCGCCATTCTAGGATTGGTGGCCATCCGGATATTGGATCCTGAGGCCAATATCATGCTTATCTCTTTTATCGCCCTGGGGGGCGTGGGAATTCTTACCCTCTTCATCCTGGTCCTCGCCCATTTTACCATCACGGAGCCCCTGCACCAATTCACCCATGCCACGCGTCAGGTTCAGAAAGGTCATTATGATGTGAAGCTTGATTTCCATACCGGGGACGAGTTTGATGAGCTCGCGAATGCCTTTAACCGAACAGCGAAGGATTTGGCGGAAGCGGAGTCCCAGCGCCGTCAGATCGACAAGTCCAAGACGGAGTTCCTCTCCATCACCTCCCATGAGCTCCGGAGTCCCATAACCCCCATCCGGGGGCAATTGCAACTGCTCGAGAGCGGATTCCTTGGACATCTGTCTCCCAAGCAGAAAACCAGCATCCGCATGGCTCTGCGCAATGTGGACCGATTGGATAAAATCATTTCCGATTTACTTGAAATTTCCCGCATCGAGGCTGCGCGATTGAAATTCAATTACAGGAAGGTGGATATTCCCTCCTTGGTTCGTGATGTCGCCGAGGAGATGCACAATTATTTACCATCCAAACATATCGTCATCCTCACTAATATGGATTCAATCCCCCCCGTGGATGCGGATCCAGATCGCTTGGCGCAGGTCTTGCGGAATCTCCTCAATAATGCCATCAAATTTTCCCCGCCTCACTCAGAAATTAAGGTGGAGGTGCGCAAGCGGACCAAGGATGTGCTCTTCTCCATTCATGACAAGGGAATCGGGCTCACGGTGGAGGAACAGCGGAATTTGTTCACCCCCTTTTTCCAGGCGGAGCAAACGATCAACCGCGAACACCCGGGGGTGGGATTAGGTTTGGCTATTTGCAAAGGCATCGTGGAGGCCCAGGGGGGCACTATTTGGCTGGATTCAAAAAAAGGGAAAGGAAGCACCTTCTCCTTCACCCTCCCCTATCTTCCCCCCCTCTCCTTCAAACCTATTCCCCTACTCTTCTCCGGATCCAGCCTCACCAGCGCCCGCATCCTGGACTTATTCAAGAAGCACTTAGGCATCATGGGTGAGTCCGAATTCCGCGTGCTCCAACAGCAAAATAAGTTACACGTCAAAGGATTAACAGAATATGCGGATTCCCTCATTGCCAAAGGCATCCTCTCCCCCAATCCCGGAAAAGAATTCAAGGACAGCCTCCAGGATATATGGGCCACGCGCAAGTTGAAACGGAAAAAGGGGATACGCTAA
- a CDS encoding RsmB/NOP family class I SAM-dependent RNA methyltransferase yields the protein MPLPPRHVSRYKERLPPRLVSRYWELLPRDDFNAFLAISKTKWPRYLRINTLKTNPDWAKRRLTARGATFSPTPFPDALRLDTLPGFLGGWWEVQLGFLHAQELASQIPPRILNPRPGETVLDMAAAPGNKTMQLAEMMGNQGTLLACEPMKTRAHSLRFVLGKGGVLNTRIALQDALTLPLSGRFDKILLDAPCSGEGLLRKNPLALRAWSEKYVYHKARLQTKLMLHAADLLKPGGELVYSVCTLSPEECEGVVTTLLHERPSMEIIPFPDLGLTMRPGLELFRSRTFAKGITHTRRLYPQDNNTQSFFIAKLRKTKDGKGDSA from the coding sequence ATGCCCCTCCCTCCGCGCCACGTTTCCCGCTATAAGGAGCGGCTCCCCCCACGCCTCGTTTCCCGTTACTGGGAGCTGCTCCCCCGGGACGACTTCAACGCCTTCCTCGCCATTTCCAAAACCAAATGGCCGCGTTACCTCCGGATCAACACCCTCAAAACTAATCCGGATTGGGCCAAGCGCCGTCTTACCGCGCGGGGAGCTACTTTTTCCCCCACTCCCTTCCCCGATGCCCTACGCCTGGACACCCTCCCTGGCTTTTTAGGGGGGTGGTGGGAGGTCCAGTTGGGCTTCCTTCATGCTCAAGAGTTGGCCTCTCAAATCCCCCCACGAATACTAAATCCGCGTCCCGGGGAAACCGTTTTGGATATGGCCGCGGCCCCGGGGAACAAAACCATGCAATTGGCGGAGATGATGGGCAATCAGGGCACCCTTTTGGCGTGCGAACCCATGAAAACGCGGGCCCATTCCCTGCGTTTCGTCCTTGGAAAAGGGGGGGTGCTCAACACGCGCATTGCTCTTCAGGATGCGTTAACCCTCCCGTTATCAGGGCGGTTTGATAAAATCCTCCTCGATGCCCCGTGTTCGGGGGAGGGGTTGCTGCGAAAAAATCCATTAGCCCTGAGGGCTTGGTCCGAGAAATATGTGTACCATAAGGCCAGACTTCAAACCAAGCTCATGCTACATGCGGCCGATCTCTTGAAACCGGGAGGGGAATTAGTCTACAGCGTCTGCACCCTCTCTCCTGAGGAATGTGAGGGGGTGGTTACTACACTCCTCCATGAGCGCCCGTCAATGGAAATAATCCCTTTTCCCGATTTGGGTTTGACCATGCGTCCGGGTCTGGAACTTTTCCGTTCACGTACATTCGCTAAAGGAATAACCCACACCCGGCGCCTGTATCCTCAAGACAATAACACCCAATCCTTTTTCATAGCCAAGCTTCGGAAGACCAAGGATGGAAAAGGAGATTCCGCATGA
- a CDS encoding class I SAM-dependent methyltransferase: protein MNPIYTRDSIIQRRGYSVAISGDAFSLYISNYPVTAEYLQYRLGDRTKILVELCCGIGVTLAHVAKGFRHVIGVDNDSAVLTNCKKNLDLAGVLDKTTLIHGDITNDEILTNIQADIAIYDIPLWSSHWSESDLTQKNPPLKETIDRIKRFITPNILVVAPPHLKYDTVKGFSDSCEFQKVFINEKHDRTHVYFGALKLNEGGSELRLTVLH from the coding sequence ATGAATCCCATTTACACACGAGACTCAATCATTCAGAGGAGAGGATATTCAGTTGCTATTTCTGGGGACGCCTTCTCGTTGTACATTTCAAATTATCCAGTTACTGCTGAATATTTGCAATACAGGCTTGGAGATCGAACCAAGATTCTGGTTGAACTTTGTTGTGGAATTGGGGTTACTCTAGCACACGTCGCAAAAGGGTTTAGACACGTAATTGGAGTGGATAACGACAGCGCAGTACTGACTAATTGTAAAAAAAATTTAGATCTTGCTGGCGTATTAGACAAGACTACCCTTATTCATGGCGATATTACAAATGATGAAATCTTAACAAATATCCAAGCAGATATTGCAATTTATGATATTCCATTATGGTCGTCACATTGGAGTGAAAGCGATCTTACACAAAAGAATCCACCATTGAAAGAAACTATTGATCGAATAAAGAGATTCATCACTCCTAACATCCTGGTTGTAGCTCCCCCACATCTGAAATACGATACAGTCAAAGGTTTTTCCGATTCATGCGAATTTCAAAAAGTATTCATAAATGAAAAACATGATCGAACTCACGTTTACTTCGGCGCACTTAAATTAAATGAGGGAGGTAGTGAATTGAGGCTAACCGTTTTACATTGA
- a CDS encoding response regulator, which produces MKTILVVDDEPDVRDTVKTVLEKHGFKVVTAVDGDDALHRLKGVTPDLILLDIMMPGLPVRDLVSQVKGVKIAYLTVVRTTEAEKEQLFTNSNVVGFIQKPFDIGELIAQVNHLMGD; this is translated from the coding sequence ATGAAAACCATTTTAGTCGTGGATGACGAACCCGATGTCCGGGATACCGTGAAAACTGTACTTGAGAAGCATGGCTTCAAGGTCGTTACGGCCGTCGATGGGGATGACGCTCTGCATCGATTGAAAGGCGTGACCCCGGATCTCATCCTCTTGGACATCATGATGCCTGGCCTCCCGGTGCGGGATTTAGTGTCACAGGTGAAAGGAGTGAAAATCGCCTATCTCACCGTGGTTCGGACCACGGAAGCAGAGAAGGAGCAGTTGTTCACCAATTCCAATGTCGTGGGGTTCATCCAGAAGCCCTTTGATATAGGGGAGTTGATTGCGCAAGTAAATCATTTGATGGGGGATTGA
- a CDS encoding HAD hydrolase-like protein, with amino-acid sequence MAKKRKGKGKRFAHPSYWLILDAHGVLIPSSERLILRGLARHSTLPYWYILLRWAYFHIPSQLGKMDSKTYYEKVIGRPLSEQAFNEWIVKPYREKFIIFPQVLQELKRLHSKGWKIGVLSNMHELQARLHREQKTFKDFDLVLLSCELGQMKPFPETMELMQKHTRARRDHIVFVDDVWLNVVPAQLMGYNAIRLRGYDPLLRFLMDLE; translated from the coding sequence ATGGCCAAAAAGAGAAAGGGAAAGGGTAAACGGTTCGCGCATCCTTCGTATTGGCTTATCCTGGATGCCCATGGGGTGCTTATCCCTAGTTCCGAGCGTCTAATCCTTCGTGGGTTGGCGCGTCATTCAACATTGCCTTATTGGTATATCCTCCTCCGCTGGGCCTACTTTCATATCCCCTCCCAATTGGGGAAGATGGATTCCAAAACGTATTATGAAAAGGTCATCGGCCGCCCGCTTTCCGAACAGGCATTCAATGAGTGGATTGTGAAACCCTATCGGGAGAAATTCATCATTTTCCCCCAGGTGCTCCAGGAACTCAAACGCTTGCATTCCAAGGGATGGAAGATAGGCGTGCTTTCTAACATGCACGAGCTCCAAGCCAGGTTGCACCGCGAGCAGAAAACATTCAAGGATTTCGATCTTGTGCTATTATCCTGTGAACTGGGTCAGATGAAACCCTTTCCTGAAACCATGGAACTCATGCAGAAACACACGCGTGCGCGGCGCGACCACATCGTTTTCGTGGATGATGTGTGGTTGAACGTGGTGCCAGCGCAACTGATGGGCTATAATGCCATTCGTCTACGGGGCTATGATCCCCTCCTCCGTTTCCTCATGGACCTGGAATGA
- a CDS encoding PIN domain-containing protein: MTGIKYLLDTSTWIEYFLGTPSGEKVQQVLNSGDPCYTCGPVISEVASTLLRNGLECRPPIEFVKSKCVFLEGNIDDFANAGIRHAVLKKEEHRISYTDALLVVFSETRNLKIVSKDVHLKKHNTLFLH; encoded by the coding sequence ATGACCGGGATTAAATATCTGCTGGATACCTCGACCTGGATAGAATATTTCTTGGGTACCCCCTCGGGAGAAAAAGTTCAGCAAGTTTTGAATAGTGGAGATCCATGTTATACGTGTGGGCCGGTTATTAGTGAGGTGGCCAGCACGCTTTTGCGTAATGGCCTTGAGTGTAGGCCTCCAATCGAATTCGTCAAATCGAAATGCGTCTTTCTGGAAGGGAATATCGATGATTTTGCCAATGCGGGTATTCGTCATGCGGTGCTAAAGAAAGAGGAGCATCGCATCAGCTATACCGATGCCCTGCTCGTCGTGTTCAGCGAGACGCGCAATCTCAAGATTGTGAGCAAGGACGTTCACCTGAAAAAACACAATACCCTATTTTTGCACTAG
- a CDS encoding ABC-2 family transporter protein: protein MSRMAGKEKYWESFLLQLTSLLHYRWDFIVKWTILPFMAVIYYVLWQAVFASNPAFGGYTFEFIYSYLFLALLFRRAGSFFEEAWGVEQAIQKGDILVQIVRPINYLFYRLSLRTAYFVTLGLFFTPFVFLIPYLFLGHLPTLLNGVMVLILVTLGYIALFFLYHCIGMFSFWLGEISGVYTGIYFLSWLLSGAVIPISLLPSSVESLAFALPFYHQSAAPALLYLNQLQPGDFAQSFSILSLWIIGLYFARQYLWHHGLRHHDGKG from the coding sequence ATGTCTCGTATGGCGGGTAAAGAGAAATATTGGGAATCCTTCCTCCTGCAACTTACAAGCCTCCTGCATTACCGATGGGATTTCATCGTGAAGTGGACCATTCTCCCTTTCATGGCCGTTATTTACTATGTTTTATGGCAAGCGGTGTTTGCCAGCAATCCGGCTTTTGGTGGCTACACATTTGAGTTCATTTATTCATATCTATTTCTCGCCTTGCTGTTTCGCCGGGCGGGAAGCTTTTTCGAGGAAGCATGGGGGGTCGAGCAGGCCATCCAAAAAGGGGATATTCTGGTTCAGATTGTGCGGCCGATCAATTACCTCTTCTACCGATTATCCTTACGCACCGCCTACTTCGTCACATTAGGATTGTTCTTCACTCCCTTCGTCTTTCTCATCCCTTATTTGTTTCTCGGACACCTACCGACATTACTAAATGGGGTAATGGTCCTAATCTTGGTTACCCTAGGATATATTGCCTTATTTTTTCTCTATCACTGCATCGGGATGTTCTCGTTTTGGTTAGGGGAAATATCAGGAGTCTACACCGGGATCTATTTCCTGTCGTGGCTCTTATCCGGGGCTGTCATTCCTATCTCGTTGCTCCCCTCTTCTGTGGAATCACTCGCCTTCGCCCTCCCATTCTATCATCAATCGGCCGCCCCTGCATTATTGTACCTAAATCAATTGCAACCGGGGGATTTTGCCCAATCCTTCAGCATCCTTTCCCTGTGGATCATCGGATTATACTTCGCCCGGCAATACTTATGGCACCACGGCCTTCGGCACCATGACGGAAAGGGATAA